The following are from one region of the Streptomyces fradiae genome:
- a CDS encoding potassium/proton antiporter has translation MPQERSVRGARIAFEGKERPLTVHQLNELLLICSLVLLIAVAAVRISSRSGLPSLLLYLGIGIAIGQDGIGNVAFDNAELTQVIGYAALVVILAEGGLGTKWKEIEPALPAAVVLSTVGVAVSVGITAAGAHYLVGLDWQQALIIGAVVSSTDAAAVFSVLRKVPLPSRVTGVLEAESGFNDAPVVILVVAFSTAGHVDAWYVLVGEIALELAIGAAIGLSVGFLGAYALRHIALPASGLYPIAVMAIAVVAYAAGAMAHGSGFLAVYLASMVLGNAKLPHAPANRGFAEGLGWIAQIGMFVLLGLLVTPHELVRDFWPAVVIGLVLTVVARPMEVLVSLLPFRIPWQEQALMSWAGLRGAVPIILATIPMVAEIEGSERIFNIVFVLVVVYTLVQGPTLPWLAKALKLGDQGEAADLGVESAPLERLRGHLLSVAVPEASKMHGVEVAELRLPAGAAVTLVVRDGKSFVPGPATVLRRGDELLVVATDPVRDAAERRLRAVGQGGKLAGWLGTGGSAPAPPHHPATGFRRPFRKPPRRTSG, from the coding sequence GTGCCGCAGGAACGATCCGTTCGCGGCGCCCGGATCGCCTTTGAGGGGAAGGAACGGCCACTGACTGTCCACCAGCTCAACGAACTCCTGCTCATCTGCTCGCTCGTGCTGCTGATCGCTGTCGCGGCGGTGCGCATCTCCTCCCGGAGCGGGCTCCCCAGCCTGCTGCTCTACCTCGGGATCGGGATCGCCATAGGGCAGGACGGCATCGGCAACGTCGCCTTCGACAACGCCGAACTGACCCAGGTGATCGGCTATGCCGCACTTGTGGTGATCCTGGCCGAGGGTGGCCTGGGCACCAAGTGGAAGGAGATCGAACCCGCGTTGCCCGCGGCGGTCGTGCTGTCGACCGTCGGCGTCGCGGTGAGCGTGGGCATCACGGCGGCCGGGGCGCACTACCTCGTCGGGCTCGACTGGCAGCAGGCCCTCATCATCGGCGCCGTCGTCTCCTCCACCGACGCCGCCGCCGTCTTCTCCGTGCTGCGCAAGGTGCCGCTGCCCTCGCGCGTCACCGGCGTCCTCGAAGCCGAGTCCGGCTTCAACGACGCCCCCGTCGTCATCCTGGTCGTCGCCTTCTCCACCGCCGGCCATGTCGACGCCTGGTACGTCCTGGTCGGCGAGATCGCGCTCGAGCTCGCCATCGGCGCCGCCATCGGCCTCTCGGTCGGCTTCCTCGGCGCCTACGCGCTGCGCCACATCGCCCTGCCGGCCTCCGGCCTCTACCCGATCGCCGTCATGGCCATCGCGGTCGTCGCCTACGCCGCCGGCGCCATGGCCCACGGCTCCGGCTTCCTCGCCGTCTACCTGGCCTCGATGGTGCTCGGCAACGCCAAGCTGCCGCACGCCCCGGCCAACCGCGGCTTCGCCGAGGGCCTCGGCTGGATCGCCCAGATCGGCATGTTCGTCCTGCTCGGTCTGCTCGTCACCCCCCATGAGCTCGTCCGCGACTTCTGGCCGGCCGTCGTCATCGGCCTGGTACTCACCGTGGTCGCCCGACCCATGGAGGTCCTGGTCAGCCTCCTCCCCTTCCGGATCCCCTGGCAGGAGCAGGCCCTGATGTCCTGGGCCGGCCTGCGCGGCGCCGTCCCGATCATCCTGGCCACCATCCCGATGGTGGCCGAGATCGAGGGCAGCGAACGGATCTTCAACATCGTCTTCGTGCTGGTCGTCGTCTACACCCTGGTCCAGGGCCCGACCCTGCCCTGGCTGGCCAAGGCCCTGAAGCTCGGCGACCAGGGCGAGGCCGCCGACCTCGGCGTCGAGTCCGCGCCCCTGGAGCGGCTGCGCGGCCATCTGCTCTCCGTGGCCGTCCCGGAGGCCTCCAAGATGCACGGCGTCGAGGTCGCCGAGCTCCGGCTGCCCGCCGGGGCCGCCGTCACCCTGGTCGTCCGCGACGGGAAGAGCTTCGTCCCCGGCCCCGCCACCGTGCTGCGGCGCGGCGACGAACTCCTCGTGGTCGCCACCGACCCGGTCCGGGACGCCGCCGAACGCCGGCTCCGGGCGGTCGGCCAGGGCGGCAAGCTGGCCGGCTGGCTCGGCACCGGCGGCTCGGCCCCCGCCCCGCCGCACCACCCCGCGACCGGCTTCCGTCGGCCCTTCCGAAAGCCCCCACGGCGAACATCCGGTTAA
- a CDS encoding MFS transporter yields the protein MASTVVTEKRPGYGQLLRTPGALSFLLPGFAARQPFAMLTIGIVLLVQHTTGSYGSAGAVAAVTGVSMALFAPQSGKLADRFGQRAVLVPGVLIHTASVSLLVALALSGAPLWALFLAAVPSGASVPQVGPMVRARWAAKLDNTPLMPTAAAFESVTDEFTFVVGPVLATALCTGIHPAAGLVTEAALTLLGGLFFAAQRGTQPAYGLAAAAGHADGEPHHSALSIPGVRVLIVAFLGIGSVFGGMQVSLTAFSEEIGNPGANGLLYGIFAAGNMLAGIAMGAVAWKIGPRRRLILGYAGLTVAASLLWSAHSVLLLGALGLVVGLCIAPALITGYTIVETLVPATSRTEAFTWLTGAVALGQAAAVTVAGRLADAHGASTGFLVPMAGTLLALITLVALRSRLSPQATSRVAARGIGHRVPVPVD from the coding sequence GTGGCATCCACGGTCGTCACCGAGAAGCGACCCGGCTACGGACAGCTCCTCCGCACCCCCGGTGCACTCTCCTTCCTGCTGCCGGGCTTCGCCGCCCGCCAGCCGTTCGCGATGCTCACCATCGGCATCGTCCTGCTCGTCCAGCACACCACCGGCTCCTACGGCAGCGCCGGCGCCGTCGCCGCCGTCACCGGTGTCTCCATGGCGCTGTTCGCCCCGCAGAGCGGCAAGCTCGCCGACCGCTTCGGCCAGCGGGCCGTCCTCGTCCCCGGTGTGCTGATCCACACCGCCTCGGTCTCCCTCCTCGTCGCGCTGGCGCTCTCCGGCGCCCCGCTGTGGGCCCTGTTCCTCGCCGCCGTCCCCTCCGGCGCCTCGGTGCCGCAGGTCGGCCCGATGGTCCGGGCCCGCTGGGCGGCAAAGCTGGACAACACTCCGCTGATGCCGACCGCCGCCGCCTTCGAGTCGGTCACCGACGAGTTCACCTTCGTCGTCGGCCCGGTCCTCGCGACCGCCCTGTGCACCGGCATCCACCCGGCCGCCGGCCTGGTCACCGAGGCCGCGCTCACCCTGCTCGGCGGCCTCTTCTTCGCCGCCCAGCGCGGCACCCAGCCCGCCTACGGTCTGGCGGCCGCGGCCGGCCACGCCGACGGCGAGCCGCACCACTCGGCTCTGTCCATCCCCGGCGTCCGCGTCCTGATCGTCGCCTTCCTCGGCATCGGCTCGGTCTTCGGCGGCATGCAGGTCTCGCTCACCGCCTTCTCCGAGGAGATCGGCAACCCCGGCGCCAACGGCCTGCTGTACGGCATCTTCGCCGCCGGCAACATGCTCGCCGGCATCGCCATGGGTGCCGTCGCCTGGAAGATCGGCCCGCGCCGCCGGCTGATCCTCGGCTACGCCGGTCTCACCGTCGCCGCCTCCCTCCTGTGGTCCGCCCACTCCGTCCTGCTGCTCGGCGCCCTCGGCCTGGTCGTGGGTCTGTGCATCGCCCCCGCCCTGATCACCGGCTACACGATCGTCGAGACCCTGGTCCCGGCGACCTCGCGCACCGAGGCCTTCACCTGGCTGACCGGCGCCGTGGCGCTGGGCCAGGCCGCGGCCGTCACCGTCGCCGGCCGGCTGGCCGACGCCCACGGCGCGAGCACCGGTTTCCTGGTGCCGATGGCCGGCACCCTGCTGGCCCTGATCACGCTGGTGGCCCTGCGCTCGCGGCTCTCACCCCAGGCGACGAGCCGGGTCGCGGCACGTGGTATCGGTCACCGAGTTCCCGTGCCGGTGGACTGA
- a CDS encoding S-methyl-5'-thioadenosine phosphorylase: MATHRTDRTAGPAADSFADIGVIGGSGFYSFLDDVTEVSVDTPYGSPSDSLFLGEVAGRRVAFLPRHGRDHRLPPHRINYRANLWALRSVGVRQVLGPCAVGGLREEYGPGTLVVPDQLVDRTKTRAQSYFDGEPLPEAWGGAVPRVVHVTFADPYCPDGRRVALKVARGRGWEPVDGGTMVVVEGPRFSTRAESRWHAAAGWAVVGMTGHPEAVLARELGLCYTSLALVTDLDAGAETGDGVSHTEVLRVFGENVGRLRDVLFDAVDALPATVDRDCLCTRAHEGWDLGIELP, from the coding sequence ATGGCGACCCACAGGACTGATCGGACGGCCGGCCCGGCGGCGGACTCGTTCGCGGACATCGGCGTGATCGGCGGCTCCGGGTTCTACTCCTTCCTGGACGATGTGACCGAGGTGTCGGTCGACACCCCGTACGGCAGCCCCAGCGACTCCCTCTTCCTCGGCGAGGTCGCCGGCCGGCGGGTCGCCTTCCTCCCCCGGCACGGCCGCGACCACCGGCTGCCGCCGCACCGGATCAACTACCGCGCCAACCTCTGGGCCCTGCGCTCGGTGGGCGTGCGCCAGGTCCTCGGGCCGTGCGCGGTCGGCGGGCTGCGCGAGGAGTACGGCCCCGGCACCCTCGTCGTGCCCGACCAGCTGGTCGACCGGACGAAGACCCGCGCGCAGAGCTACTTCGACGGTGAACCGCTGCCCGAGGCCTGGGGCGGCGCCGTGCCCCGCGTGGTTCACGTGACCTTCGCCGACCCCTACTGCCCCGACGGACGGCGGGTGGCCCTGAAGGTCGCCCGGGGGCGGGGCTGGGAGCCGGTCGACGGCGGCACGATGGTCGTCGTCGAGGGCCCCCGCTTCTCCACGCGCGCCGAGTCGCGCTGGCACGCGGCCGCGGGCTGGGCGGTGGTCGGCATGACCGGCCACCCCGAGGCCGTCCTCGCCCGGGAACTGGGACTCTGCTACACCTCCCTCGCACTGGTGACGGATCTGGACGCGGGTGCGGAGACCGGTGACGGGGTCTCGCACACCGAGGTCCTCCGCGTGTTCGGCGAGAACGTCGGCCGGCTGCGCGACGTGCTCTTCGACGCGGTCGACGCGCTCCCCGCGACGGTCGACCGGGACTGCCTGTGCACGCGGGCCCACGAAGGGTGGGACCTGGGGATCGAACTGCCCTGA
- a CDS encoding FmdB family zinc ribbon protein, with amino-acid sequence MPTYQYQCTECGEGLEAVQKFTDDALTECPNCKGRLKKVFSAVGIVFKGSGFYRNDSRGSSSSSTPASSKSSSASTSSSSSTTSSSSSSDAKPASSSSTSSSSSSTSAA; translated from the coding sequence GTGCCGACCTACCAGTACCAGTGCACCGAGTGCGGCGAGGGCCTCGAGGCGGTGCAGAAGTTCACGGATGACGCCCTGACCGAGTGCCCGAACTGCAAGGGACGCCTGAAGAAGGTGTTCTCCGCGGTCGGCATCGTGTTCAAGGGTTCCGGCTTCTACCGCAACGACAGCCGCGGCTCGTCGTCCAGCAGCACGCCGGCCTCGTCGAAGTCCTCCTCGGCCTCGACCTCCTCTTCGTCGTCGACGACGTCTTCCTCGTCCTCCTCGGACGCGAAGCCCGCGTCGTCCTCCAGCACGTCGAGCTCTTCGAGCTCCACGTCGGCGGCCTGA